Genomic DNA from Larus michahellis chromosome 3, bLarMic1.1, whole genome shotgun sequence:
ACCAGGACACCACCGGGCCGCACCATGCTGGCGATGTTCCTCAGGGCCAGCTTGTGGTCACTCTGGTCGCCTGGGGAGGAAACCGCAGTGTCCCCAGGCACTGATTGTACCCTGtggcacagcccgtggggccccattttgccccccccccccccccccgccccagacagAGCTACCCCTGCcatgcctcccccccccccaaaaccaatcTCAGCTTGGAGAACCCACAGCCCCACCCATGGTATGAGCTCAGGCACGTTCTCAGCCTCACTGGGGCAGAGCACACCACATGGGGAACCCACCACCCTGCTTGTAGCACAAGTCTGGGTGTGTCTCCAGCCTTGCCAGAGATGTGACAGAGATGCACACAGCTCCACCACCATCATCACAGCACCCAACAGGCCCCACTCATGCTATGAACTGGGGCACGTCCTCAGCCTCCCTGGAGTCACGCCGTGATGCAGCAACGCCACTGCGCGTAATCCGCTGCCCCCACTTATGGCATGAGCTAGGGCATGGGCTCAGCCTGCTGGCAGACACAGTGCACATGTGCATAGGtaacacacacgcacgcacacacacacacccccaactcACCTTTGAAGTCAGGCAGGTGCGCGAAGGAGTTGCCCAGGCAGATGACTGCATCAAACCCGTCCCCTGGCTTCTCCAGGTCCTGCTCCAGTGTGAGCCAGTTGGCCTCCTCGATGACTGCAGTACAGGGGAGCGGATGAGGGCAGGGACACCCCAATGACCCAACAGCCTGCCCCGCATGCaagcccccccccacccgccccccaaGCCCATCATCACCCAGCCCTTCCTTAGCCCCCTGCGGGTGCTGTATCCAGCCTGGGGCCAGCAGGCAGGTGAGGGCCACAGCCTGGGCTTGCAGAGCAGCTGGCGTTGGCAGGTCCTTGCCCATCCCTGCAGCAAGGCCACCTGGCCAGCGGCACCCACGCGAGGGGCCTGAGCATGGCGAGGGGTTGGGGACGGGACGCGAGGGGCTCAGGGCAGAGGCCCCCAGGCCGGGGTGGGGTGTTGGTCTCCACATGCCCCTCCcggcccccgtgtcccccgcacCCCATCGGTCGAAGGGCTCCTCCTTGCGTCGCTCCCAGCGCTCCTTCAGCGCGTACTTGAGCATCTTGTCGCTGGCGTCGACGCTGGTCACCTGGaagccctcctccagcagcatgaTGGAGtccaccctggggacacggctgtcagcggggccgggggcagctCAGGGGGGGCccgggtgggggtggggggacgggacTTTGGGGACGGCCGGGGGCAGCGTGGCCCAGGGTatccccggggcggggagggcggaggggatgggggggggggggggaccgggcgggcgcggggcgcggtGCCTCACCCGGTGCCGCAGGCCACGTCGAGGACGGAGCGGCAGCGGTGCTGGCGGAGCAGCGCCAGGAGCCAGCTGCGGTACTCGGCCGTGCGGCCCCGCGTGTCCCCGATGTACAGCTGCCACACGCGGGCCGCCCGACCGTCCGCGTACTGGTCCGGCAGCCCCTCCGCCGCCACCCCCAGCGACCGCGTCCGGTACACGCTGTCCACCATCCCGCCGACGCCGACACCGAcacggccgcggccccggccccgctccggcctcactgcgccgcgcccccgccgacgccccgcccaccgcccccgcccccgcccctccgCCAATCACCGCCCTCCCGCCCCCTGCGCGCCTGCCAATCACCGCTCCCCGCCACGCCCCCCTCTCCGCCTCGCCCCCGGGATTTGGCGCGCCGGCGCGCCGCGGGGGTtgggttggggctgggggtgacccCCGCATCAGCCGCCCGCGGTGGGGCCGGGACGGGCGGCAGCGCGGGGGAAgcagggccggcagcggcggcggttCCGGGGAAAACGTCTTTATTTACAgtgcggggaggcggcggcggcggggcagcacCCGCTGGAGCCCCCAACCGGGCGGGGtgggcggctccgcgccgccaCCCCCCGCGGCTCGCAGGATCGCACCTCGGGGTCGCTCACGACGCGACACAAGTCCCTTTTTCCTTTGGTACCGGGGGCTGCGGGCCCTACAGCTCATCGGCCGGGCTGTGGGTGAGCGGAGCCTCCTCCTGGACCCCGCTCTCCTCCAGGGCCTCCCCAGCGACCGGGAGGGCGGCAGCTCCCTCGCTTTCATCCTTCCGgaccttcttcttcttcttcccgcTCTTCTTCTTGCTCTGCTTCTCCCCCACGCTTGCCAAGTCGCCCTTCTTGCCGGTCCACTTCTCTGCCAGGCAGCCTgcgggaggagaggggcagaagagaGGGGAGCTGAGGGAGAAACAGGGGGTCCCCGTGCCCCAGTGGGggtcccctgccctccccagcacacCCACGCTGCCCCTGCACTTACAGCAGCCAGGACTTACTTGTGTCCTTCCCTTTTAGCACGTGGTTGGCGCAGAGAAACTGGGAGAGGTCCTCTGTCTGGTGGTGCCTGTACCAGTCCTCGATCACATCTTCATACTCCTCCACCAGCACATCGCACTAGCGCAGAGAGGAGAGCCCAGCTCCAGCCACGTGCCACCGGACCAGGACCAGGGCAGCAGGTCCTGACGACACCCCCGTTCCCAGCAGCGCCCCTCCAGACCCTCCCTGTGCTCCAGCCCACAAAGCCAAGGTGGCCACTGAGGGCTAGTTCCCCCGGGTCAGGTACCTGCTTTTTGAGGTCAGCCACCTCAGCGGAGGTCTCGTTCCACAGCTCGTAAGGGATGTCCATCACCACCTTGACGCCCTTGTGCACCAGGTTGTGCAGGGTCTCAAATGTCTCCGACATGCcctgggggagcagggctgtctgGTGAGGCCGTGCTCCTCTCGCCAGGTTCCCGgtcccccctcccagtgccacacAACCCTGCCCAGGGACGCAGGTACATGCAGGCCACCCAAAACCAGTGTCACCAGGAGGGAGTTCAAGTGGCAGCGAGTCCCCATCTGCAAACCCGTTccccaaaacaacagaaagccATGGGGCCAGGTGCGACAGCCCCCGTCTCCCTCCACACAGATGAGGGCGGGGGCCTGCCCACCTCCCCAAGGACGGCACCCCACACCTGACTTGGGGAGCAGCGTGGCCTCACACGCTGGGCGCTGGCAGGGGCTCCAGGCGATGGGAAGGACAAACCCCAGTCCGGTGCCCCGGCAGTGCAGGGATCAGGGGGCTAGAGGACAGCCCTCACCTTTGCGAATCTGTTACTGCCGCTCCTCTCCTTGTGCAGGTTGTAATCCAACAGCCGCTTGCAGATGTTCTCCGTCACCTCGATTAACCGGATgtccctgcagggagaggagggagggcttGGGCTTGGCACTGCCCCCCAAGAACAGCCGGGGCACAGGGCGAGCCTCAGCCCAGCCCATGCGATGGGGGAGCGTCCTGTGGCTCCCCAGGCAGAAGAGACACCCCCCggctgccctgtcctgcccaccccaccagccctggcGCAGTTCAGTTTTCCTAGAGGAACTGCACGCAGCGCAGCCTCCCCGCAGGCTCCCGAAGCCCCCCCAAACCACAGGCAGCAGGAGACCACCCGTCCCACTCTCACTTACGACTGCGTGTACTTGACGGCAGAGCCCTTCCCGTCCAGGAAGCCGTACTTGGTGTCGATCACCTCCTTGGTCTTGCCGGTCTCCTCAAAAGCGGATTTCAGCTCCACCGCCACATACTTGCACACTGCGGGAAGGAAAGCACAGGCGGGTTAGGGGGTTTCGCAGCTCTGATGGGCAGCACGACAGAGCACCTGGGGACggaacagcagcaggaacaagcTCCAGGAGTCGGGCGCACTAGAGCCGCTGTGGGCAGAAAACAGATGTCTCGGCCATTCAAAGAAGTAACACGGGAACGTCTCAACTGATTCCACCGGAGATGCCTTGAAGCAGGAACGCCTGAATCAGTGCTTCGGTGTAAGCGCATCCACACAGCCAGCTGCTACAGCACAGCTGGGAAGGCAGACAGCGACAGTTCTGCCTGCAGGTTTCCCAACAACTCCACTCTGCAGCCAACAAAGCCTCTGCGCCACAAGCCGCTCCCTTCCTCCTGGAAGGGGACAAGGTCTTTCCGCAATGCCAGCCCCAGCGTGGGTCACAGCTCCTCCTCACGACATCAGCACATCCCACCCCGTACCAGTTCCCCCagtgccctggggacacaggggctgtgctggggagcgaGTCGCCGGAGGGCTCGGCAGGCTGGGCGGTGGGACAAGATGCTGGCTACGGGCGGTGTCACCGCAGGAGGGGCTGTCAGCTCCAGCAACGCTGCACGGGGCAGTGCCTGCAGCACAGACCACAGCACCAACAGCTTTATAACACAGcacatgttttcttttataaaatcaaaaaaaaaaaaaaaaaaggaaacaaaagctttatttcttctgtaaCAAAAAGTCCAACAGAGCTATAGAAacagagagcaggagagaaataTTTCAGAGGTTTACAAGTGGAAgtgggatggatgggatggatggatggatggaagccAGGCAGAGCGTGGCTCTTCCTCCCCCGAAGCCAGGGTACCAGGAAGCTGGAGAAAGCTTTGTCCTGTGCTGCGGGCTCCTGTTTGCTTGGAGCCACCTCTTCCACAATCCCGGCTTTGGGAGAAGGACCAAGCCCCAGCAGGAAGTGTCTGAGAGCGATGAGCCGCCGCATCTTCTCCCAGGCAATGATGTGAGTGAAGAGATGCACCACAGGCAGGAAAAGAGCGAGGTGGCTTCTCTAAGGCTGCCATGCACGTGCCGAGACGCCCTGCACACCTCCTGCACTTTCCTTTCTCTGATGGCACCAAGGGCTGGAGATGACCACAGACATTTCTCAGCTGCTCCTTCCTGCATCCCCTCTGGACTTGGGCCTCGAGGACGTTCCTCTCCACATCACACCTGCTGCAGCGTCCCCAGTACGTGCTAGTAGCGCTCACTGCTGGGTCCAGTTAGCCAGATGCTGCCCGCGGCTAGCACTGTGCGCTGACACAGGTTCCAAGCCTGGGCAGGAAGAGGAGCAGTGCATGGTCAGCGCTCGTTATGATGCTTCTCTGCGGTTATGCAGGTGCCACAGCACGGCTAAGACATCAGTGTCTCCAGAACCACTTCCCCAGCAGTGAAAGCTTTGCAAAGAGCTCCGGagtttcatttcttcctttttctctttgccgTCAAGCTTCACTTGTCCCTGCACAGCAAAGACAGAGGAAACCACGGCAGACAGCAAAGTTCCGTCATGCCCTGCCCTGGTCTGCCTGTGAAGCCCTTTGATTGCTTGTAAATCAAGGGGCTGCTCAGGGATGGAGCATCGCCGAGGCCGAACTGTGAGCAGCAGAGACGACCAGCCCCAGCTACGAACCGTCGGGCGACTAGCGCCTACTGGAAACAGCAGCCACTGCCAGGGCGCCCCTAACCCTCTCATCTAGGGAAGGACGGGAGACAGCCGCCAGCAGGGACACACCGCGGggcgctccgctccgctccgctccagGGGCACTGCTGGATACTTGCTCCCAGCCAGGCCCACGGGCCCCCGCGCTCGCTCCTCTCCTCCGCCtgcggggctgtggggcgggcGGAGGAAGGGGGCAAGAGGCGGGCGGAGGGGGCAGCCCGCAGTCGGGCCTGGGGGCTGCGGCCACAGCCTCCGCCCTGGcaaccccccgcccccagcagccAGCGGGCGGCGGCCGGCCCATCACCGCAGCTTCGCCCGGCGAGCCGTGCCCCGGCCCCGCTTACCCTCGCACTTGCTGGGCAGCCGCACCCAGTCCGAGTCGTCGCCTCCCACCAGtgccgccgccagcagcagcagcagcgctgccgccaccgccgccatgGCTCCGCTTCCGGGGCCGTGCTTCCGGGagcgcccctcccgccccgccgggtaACCATAGCAACCGCGCGGCGTCGGCCAATCCCAGCGGCGCGCGTGGCCCGCTCGCCCAATCCCCGCCCGCCTGCCGCCAGCCAATCCCAGCCGCCCGAGGGCCTGCTCGGCCGCCGTAGAATCGCTTCCGGGTCTTCCCGCTGAGCCCGCACGTGGGCGGCGGCGGGTGCGCACGCGGCCCCGGTCCCGGGAGGCggagtgggagggggggggggagggggatgcgcGACACTCCACagggccccgccccccccatctcccccgcAGCCCTCCGGGGCCCTGCCCTCACCCCTCAGGATACTTGGGgtcccctccccgccctccccggATAATTtggggtcccctccctgccccaggtaATTCAgggtcccttccctccccacggACAATTCGGggtcctttcctcccctccccccccaggcaGTTTGGGGTCCCTGCCACCCGCCGCCACATGTCAgcccctctctcttccccacccACCCGGGgctcccctctgcaccccccaaacagcgcgggggggggcctctccctcctctccacccTCTGGAACATTCCAGGGACCTTACGTGCCCTCGGACCAACCTGAGGGGGACATACTCACCCCTCGGGGGCTGGCCTTTGCCGGGGCCCTCAGCTCTGGGCgaggaggatggaggtgaggaGGGCGTCGGAGAGCGCGACCTTCAGCAGCACCACCCGGGCGGCCACCACCAGGGCTGCCGAGGCGCAGGCCGGCGGCACTGCAATGGAGGGGACGGGGTGATGCCGGCCACCCTGCTGCCCCCACATCCCCTCCAGGGCCaggtcgggggggtggggggggggacgacaaacATCCCCCAAGACTTCAGGCCCAACAGGGCTTCTGTCACCCTTGCGTGTCCCCAAGACACTTCGTGTCACCCTTGTGCTGTCCCTGACCCACATTCCCAccttctccatcctccccccccaGGTGGggcttcctccccttctccccagccccgTGATGCTGTGGGGACCCACCCTGGCCACCACCCAGGTCCCTGTCAGCATCCCAGGGGGGTTTCCTCCCTGGCAGACAACGTTCCCGCTGCGGTAGGGCCCGGGGACTCACCAGCCGCCCCGCTGGGGCACGGCTCCGGTGCCTCCTCAGTGCCTGTGggatgagagagcagctggggacGCGGTGGCAGCAGACAGGACCCAGGTGTGCAGGGGTGGCCGCAAACCCCTTCCTGCGCCACCGGTTGGGGTGGCAACGTTTACCCATGCGGCCTCAGACCTGGGCCACCAGGCCAGGCAGCAGCGTGGCCGTACCGGTGATGCGGATGGGGCTGGAGCTGTGGGACGGGGAGGTCCGGTTGGGCCCCACGTGGCAGGCGAGATCCCCTTCGGCCAGGGGTTCCTCAGGGAGGAGGGCGACAGTGCAGACGGTGCCGCCGTCCTCCTGGGAGCCCCCGTAGGCAAAGGACTGCAGGGCGCTGCCATTCCCACCGGAGATCCAGACGGTGTGGCCGGAGCCGGGGGCCAGCTCGCTCACCACGCAGACCAccagccgccgccgctgcccagcCACCACCATGGTCAGCGGTGGAGCCATAGTGGGCAGCGGCCCCATGGCTCTGCCAACTGCGGGAGGACACACAGGGGTTAGAGGCACGATGTCCCCACTGCATCCCAGCTGGGTGATGCTCAGCCTTCGCACCCGGGCTGGACGGCAACCAGCCCTGATGGCAACCAGCCCTCCCGTCCCAGCTGGGAGTACTCACCGGGCAGGAGCAGAGCggtggccagcagcacccagggcatCTCCATGGTGGCCAAAGGGCTCGGACCCCAACCGGCAGCTGTGTCGCCTGTCACccggcggggctggcggggacggGGCTGCCACCAGCGCGGCGGttcccgctccccccccggcGGTGGCAATGCcgtcccccgccctccccgcaaTGGCACCGCCCGCCtccccctccagcagcagtggtactgcccgccccgctccgccccgccccgccctcccgGCGCCACCGCCGCGCCATGGAGCGGGACcgccacggggacggggaccgggaccgggccccggccccgccgacccccgccgcctcctccttcgGCGAGGTGCTGCGGCTGGTGCGGAGCGGGCAGGAACCGCCGGGCGTGCGGCGACCCCGCGCCTCGCCCACGGGGG
This window encodes:
- the GNMT gene encoding glycine N-methyltransferase — encoded protein: MVDSVYRTRSLGVAAEGLPDQYADGRAARVWQLYIGDTRGRTAEYRSWLLALLRQHRCRSVLDVACGTGVDSIMLLEEGFQVTSVDASDKMLKYALKERWERRKEEPFDRWVIEEANWLTLEQDLEKPGDGFDAVICLGNSFAHLPDFKGDQSDHKLALRNIASMVRPGGVLVIDHRNYDHILATGCAPPGKNIYYKSDLTKDITTSVLLVNNKAHMVTLDYTVQVPPTEAGAAPELSKFRLSYYPHRLEAFTALLKGAFQGKCQHSVLGDFQPYTPGQAHVPCYFIHVVKKTA
- the CNPY3 gene encoding protein canopy homolog 3 isoform X1, with amino-acid sequence MAAVAAALLLLLAAALVGGDDSDWVRLPSKCEVCKYVAVELKSAFEETGKTKEVIDTKYGFLDGKGSAVKYTQSDIRLIEVTENICKRLLDYNLHKERSGSNRFAKGMSETFETLHNLVHKGVKVVMDIPYELWNETSAEVADLKKQCDVLVEEYEDVIEDWYRHHQTEDLSQFLCANHVLKGKDTSCLAEKWTGKKGDLASVGEKQSKKKSGKKKKKVRKDESEGAAALPVAGEALEESGVQEEAPLTHSPADEL
- the CNPY3 gene encoding protein canopy homolog 3 isoform X2, with amino-acid sequence MEMPWVLLATALLLPVGRAMGPLPTMAPPLTMVVAGQRRRLVVCVVSELAPGSGHTVWISGGNGSALQSFAYGGSQEDGGTVCTVALLPEEPLAEGDLACHVGPNRTSPSHSSSPIRITVCKYVAVELKSAFEETGKTKEVIDTKYGFLDGKGSAVKYTQSDIRLIEVTENICKRLLDYNLHKERSGSNRFAKGMSETFETLHNLVHKGVKVVMDIPYELWNETSAEVADLKKQCDVLVEEYEDVIEDWYRHHQTEDLSQFLCANHVLKGKDTSCLAEKWTGKKGDLASVGEKQSKKKSGKKKKKVRKDESEGAAALPVAGEALEESGVQEEAPLTHSPADEL